One genomic region from Sphingobacterium sp. UGAL515B_05 encodes:
- a CDS encoding GyrI-like domain-containing protein, producing MKNQTIPSFSIIGLAIRTSNQDGQAAKDIPELWARFFKEDVLSRIPNKISSELYCIYTEYEKDHTLPYTTFLGCKVSNLEEVPEDLDGIHIAENRYQHFTAEGSLEDGIVYETWQKIWSSDLPRTYAADFEIYGEKAQNPQDAKVDIYIGIH from the coding sequence ATGAAAAATCAAACAATCCCTTCATTCAGTATAATTGGCCTCGCCATCCGTACGAGCAACCAAGATGGACAGGCAGCTAAGGACATTCCGGAACTTTGGGCCCGCTTTTTTAAAGAAGATGTATTAAGCCGTATTCCCAACAAGATATCCAGCGAACTCTACTGTATCTATACCGAATATGAAAAGGATCACACCTTACCTTATACCACTTTCTTGGGCTGTAAAGTGAGCAATCTTGAAGAAGTACCCGAAGACTTGGACGGTATTCATATCGCTGAAAATCGTTACCAACACTTTACTGCAGAAGGAAGTTTGGAAGATGGCATCGTTTATGAAACTTGGCAAAAGATATGGAGCTCAGATTTACCAAGAACGTATGCCGCAGACTTTGAAATATATGGCGAAAAAGCCCAAAATCCACAAGATGCAAAAGTGGATATATACATCGGTATCCATTAG
- a CDS encoding YciI family protein, whose amino-acid sequence MKTILIATLLFCLGAAQPLFSQVPFPSFLEGTWKVDNKEEYEQWDRINEHELKGLSYTLKNGQKIVSEYLKLTKIKDKIIYTALVIGQNNGKEVNFELNYQDSTYSFVNEAHDFPNYIRYTPVTTNRLYIAVEGKSGKVRSFYATKIVPTPTVANPNYDQELAKKLGADDYGMKSYIFVLLKTGENKTTDKQFINACFKGHMENINLLVKNGQLIVAGPFGKNDSNFRGLFILNNMASIDAAKHILENDPAIKNGLLEASFYPWYGSAALAEYLSQVDKIWKKQH is encoded by the coding sequence ATGAAAACAATTTTAATCGCTACCCTACTCTTTTGCTTGGGAGCCGCTCAACCTCTTTTTTCACAAGTACCTTTTCCTTCTTTCTTAGAAGGGACGTGGAAGGTTGACAATAAAGAGGAATATGAACAATGGGATCGTATAAACGAACATGAATTAAAAGGCCTTTCCTATACGTTGAAAAATGGCCAAAAGATAGTCAGTGAATACCTAAAATTGACCAAAATAAAGGATAAAATCATATATACAGCACTGGTTATTGGACAAAACAATGGGAAAGAAGTCAATTTTGAGCTAAATTATCAGGATAGTACCTATTCTTTTGTCAATGAGGCCCATGATTTCCCTAATTACATTCGATATACGCCCGTTACGACAAACCGACTTTATATTGCAGTGGAAGGAAAATCAGGAAAAGTCAGATCTTTTTATGCGACGAAAATCGTACCCACACCGACCGTAGCGAACCCAAATTACGATCAGGAACTCGCAAAAAAATTAGGGGCCGATGATTATGGAATGAAATCCTACATCTTTGTCCTCCTGAAAACTGGCGAGAATAAAACAACAGACAAACAATTTATTAATGCATGTTTCAAAGGTCACATGGAAAATATCAATCTTCTCGTAAAAAATGGGCAACTGATTGTTGCTGGCCCGTTTGGGAAAAATGACAGTAACTTCCGGGGCCTTTTTATCTTAAATAACATGGCTTCTATTGATGCCGCAAAGCATATTTTAGAAAACGATCCAGCGATAAAGAATGGTCTCTTAGAAGCTTCATTTTACCCTTGGTATGGTTCAGCTGCTTTAGCAGAATACCTGTCCCAAGTAGATAAAATCTGGAAAAAACAACATTAG
- a CDS encoding DUF4256 domain-containing protein: MKNSLTQEEQSMLLETLKERFQKFPKRHPQISWDEVVHKLLESPQKLWSLFQMEKSAGEPDLVIIDPNKKQYAFVDCTEESPKGRRSLCFDQKALDERKENKPIGSAVEEAKKMGTELLSEQHYRQLQMLGEFDLKTSSWIQTPADIRKLGGALFGDRRYNQVFIYHNGAISYYAARGFRTILFL; the protein is encoded by the coding sequence ATGAAAAATTCACTTACACAAGAGGAACAGTCAATGCTACTTGAAACGCTGAAAGAAAGGTTTCAAAAATTCCCCAAACGACACCCACAGATCAGCTGGGACGAGGTAGTGCATAAATTGCTTGAAAGCCCCCAAAAATTATGGAGCTTGTTCCAAATGGAAAAGAGCGCTGGCGAGCCCGACCTTGTTATTATTGATCCAAACAAAAAGCAGTATGCTTTTGTGGATTGTACAGAAGAAAGTCCCAAAGGAAGGAGAAGCCTCTGTTTTGACCAAAAAGCCTTAGATGAAAGGAAGGAAAACAAGCCTATTGGAAGCGCTGTCGAAGAAGCTAAAAAAATGGGAACGGAGCTGCTTTCTGAACAACACTATCGCCAACTCCAAATGTTAGGTGAATTTGATTTAAAAACTTCCAGCTGGATACAAACTCCAGCGGATATTCGTAAGCTTGGTGGCGCCTTATTCGGTGACAGACGTTACAACCAAGTTTTCATCTATCATAATGGTGCGATCTCCTATTATGCGGCACGAGGCTTTCGTACCATACTTTTTCTTTAA
- a CDS encoding DUF808 domain-containing protein, translated as MASGIFAILDDIAALMDDVAVASKIATKKTAGILGDDLAVNAEKATGFLASRELPVLWAITKGSLLNKLIIVPIALLLNVFFPIAIKYILILGGFYLAFEGVEKIIEYLFHRKHPTEETKVETVVAENSVAAEKAKVKSAITTDFILSVEIVIIALGTVLGKSLSLQIITVSVVAFLATVGVYGIVALIVRMDDAGYKLIKTSREKGPVASLGRFLVRALPFVIKLLAVVGTFALILVSGGIFAHYIDFLHHALPALPGMIKELLFGLGGGLIVVVLFTIGKGLFKKKK; from the coding sequence ATGGCTTCAGGAATATTTGCAATTCTAGATGATATTGCAGCGTTGATGGATGATGTGGCAGTAGCGAGTAAAATCGCAACAAAAAAAACTGCTGGAATCTTAGGTGACGATTTAGCGGTTAATGCCGAAAAAGCGACTGGCTTTTTAGCTTCGCGCGAGCTCCCGGTTTTATGGGCAATTACAAAGGGCTCACTGCTCAATAAGTTGATAATTGTACCAATAGCATTATTACTGAATGTCTTTTTTCCAATTGCCATCAAATATATTTTAATCTTAGGAGGTTTCTATCTTGCTTTTGAAGGTGTTGAGAAGATTATTGAATACCTGTTCCATCGCAAACATCCTACGGAGGAAACAAAAGTGGAGACTGTCGTTGCTGAAAACTCAGTTGCCGCTGAAAAAGCGAAGGTAAAATCGGCTATTACGACAGACTTTATTCTTTCTGTGGAAATCGTCATTATTGCTTTGGGAACGGTTCTGGGAAAAAGCTTGTCCTTACAAATTATTACGGTTTCGGTTGTTGCTTTTCTGGCCACAGTTGGGGTCTATGGTATTGTAGCTCTTATCGTTCGCATGGACGATGCTGGTTATAAATTAATTAAAACCTCACGTGAAAAAGGTCCTGTTGCGAGCCTAGGTCGGTTTTTAGTCCGTGCGCTTCCCTTTGTTATCAAATTATTGGCTGTTGTAGGTACATTTGCTTTAATTCTGGTTTCAGGCGGAATATTTGCGCATTATATTGATTTCTTACACCATGCGCTACCAGCTCTGCCAGGAATGATAAAAGAGCTGTTATTTGGCCTAGGGGGAGGTCTTATCGTGGTGGTTTTATTTACGATCGGCAAAGGGCTGTTTAAAAAGAAAAAATAA